In Planococcus shixiaomingii, the DNA window CTTTTCATTTACTCAAAACTTATTTTGTATTCGTAAACCCGCCATCAATGCGAATTGTATCCCCATTAATGTACTGTGCCTTCGATGTCAAAAGGAAAGCTACAACTTCCGCGACTTCCTTCGGTGTTCCAAGGCGTTTCTGCGGAATGCCGGCTTCTGCGTTGGCTTTCATTTCCGGGTTGTTTTCGAAGAACGTTTTGACCATCGGGGTTTCAGTTGGACCTGGCGCAATGGCGTTGACGCGGAGGCCGTCCTTGGCGTATTCTGCGACCAAGCTTTTCGTCATACCGACGATGCCGTGTTTCGTCGCGGCATAAGTGACGACCGAATCCTGTCCAATGACGCCTGCGCTTGATGCGGTATTGACAATCGAGCCGCCGCCGTTCTTCACCATGACTTCTGCTACGTAGCGCAAACCATACAGGGCGCCAA includes these proteins:
- a CDS encoding SDR family NAD(P)-dependent oxidoreductase, yielding MAKTAIITGGGSGLGQSAALRLAEEGINISVVDISEKGGNETVDQLKAKGVDAIFIKADVSKAEDVKNYVDKTLDHFGSIDYFFNNAGISGSGKYFLETDIQEIEQIVGINLLGALYGLRYVAEVMVKNGGGSIVNTASSAGVIGQDSVVTYAATKHGIVGMTKSLVAEYAKDGLRVNAIAPGPTETPMVKTFFENNPEMKANAEAGIPQKRLGTPKEVAEVVAFLLTSKAQYINGDTIRIDGGFTNTK